DNA from Streptomyces luteogriseus:
TGGGCATGGTCCTGACGATGGTGATCGTCACGGACGAGGAGAACGCCTACGACGCGATCAAGGCGGCCGAGGAGGCCTCGCACGAGCACCCCTCGCGCACCCTGGTCGTCATCAAGCGCCATGCCCGCACCCCGCGCGACCGCCAGTCCTCCCGGCTGGACGCCGAGGTCCGCGTGGGCGCCGACGCGGGCACCGGCGAGACCGTGATCCTCAGGACCTACGGCGAGGTGTCCGACCACGCCGACTCGGTGGTGCTGCCGTTGCTGCTGCCGGACGCGCCGGTGGTGGTGTGGTGGCCGGTGGACGCCCCCGAGGTGCCCTCCAAGGACCCGCTCGGGGCGCTGGCCCAACGGCGGATCACCGACCTGTACGCCGTGGAGAACCCGCTGGAGACGCTCCAGGCCCGGGTCCGTGCCTACGCGCCCGGTGACACCGACCTCGCCTGGACCCGGCTGACGCCCTGGCGTTCGATGCTGGCCGCGGCGCTGGACCAGGCCCGGGTGCGGATCGTCTCGGCGGCGGTGGAGGCCGAGGCCGAGAACCCGGCCGCCGAGCTGCTGGCCCGCTGGCTGGAGGCGCGGCTGCACGT
Protein-coding regions in this window:
- the opcA gene encoding glucose-6-phosphate dehydrogenase assembly protein OpcA; translated protein: MKIDLTDTTASKINKALVQGRRAIGTPAVGMVLTMVIVTDEENAYDAIKAAEEASHEHPSRTLVVIKRHARTPRDRQSSRLDAEVRVGADAGTGETVILRTYGEVSDHADSVVLPLLLPDAPVVVWWPVDAPEVPSKDPLGALAQRRITDLYAVENPLETLQARVRAYAPGDTDLAWTRLTPWRSMLAAALDQARVRIVSAAVEAEAENPAAELLARWLEARLHVRVDRVVTAGPVVTAVRLGTENGEIVIDRPEGPLATLSLPGQPSRTLALKVRATSELIAEELRRLDADEMYAIALNGEATEETPAHV